Proteins encoded together in one Jaculus jaculus isolate mJacJac1 chromosome 7, mJacJac1.mat.Y.cur, whole genome shotgun sequence window:
- the LOC101598922 gene encoding disintegrin and metalloproteinase domain-containing protein 20-like — translation MGFAWAQALRTHALWLPVLWTLLFPISCSHGPPRWHFTSSEIVIPKKVPLSSSLEQLAYRVHFRGQRHVIRMKLKKNMVPRHLPVLTDNDQGAPQEDYPFVPRDCYFYSYLEGVPGSVATLDTCYGGLHGMLQVDDFTYEIKPLVGSSKFEHVISLLASGGRAKGSERCSIGEEEPSQLLEKMKLAETPRAGPTYLWRIHRKHLRLLYTVSNSLFRMKSGNVTNLIEIIIIINSILDTIFKPAGLNVLIRVVCIWDKEDKVELNTNNVWKTVSEYGLHKQHFFFSAIPHSSAVLLTGHNIAGTVYHASPDGMCSPNWGAMYVSLLNLHIYMSATILAHAVCHNFGNGHDGPGCVCFRRTSCVMAPVPGLMDMLSNCTYTQLHLKLNGWDTCLSTLNHPYDNYPYVTGRCGNGVRDKTEECDCGSFKQCATNKCCATDCMLTPGSVCDKGGCCHHCKYSAPGMICRDKLGICDLREYCNGTSEECPPDFHIQDGTPCSAVAVCMQGNCSDRSTQCRALFGYNVKDASPTCYKVLNVRGDSYGNCGVKVQRGRSKLLRCEDDNAFCGLLHCDNIGHYPGGDEHTSFHHIKLRDIKEVECFGYEAHHGTGLPEMGLVADGATCGPGKFCRRQNCTLHQDMGYSCDIQRCNFRGVCNNRNHCHCEHGWKPPLCDQRGVGGSEDSGPPPSKDAGLGAKIISNINWVLLVCLFRCILFMVSILGGKFAKTNIDVQNVPVGCDSQ, via the coding sequence ATGGGGTTTGCCTGGGCCCAGGCTCTGCGGACACATGCTCTCTGGCTGCCTGTGCTCTGGACACTGCTATTTCCCATCTCCTGCTCCCATGGCCCACCAAGATGGCACTTCACTTCCTCTGAAATTGTGATCCCCAAGAAGGTACCCCTCAGCAGCTCGCTTGAGCAGCTTGCCTATAGAGTGCATTTCAGGGGCCAAAGACACGTGATCCGCATGAAGCTCAAGAAGAACATGGTGCCCAGACATTTGCCGGTACTTACTGACAATGACCAAGGAGCCCCACAGGAGGACTACCCCTTCGTGCCCCGAGACTGTTACTTCTACAGCTATCTGGAAGGGGTTCCCGGGTCTGTGGCTACACTGGACACCTGCTATGGTGGTCTGCATGGCATGCTGCAGGTGGATGACTTCACCTATGAGATCAAGCCACTGGTGGGGTCTTCCAAATTTGAGCATGTGATTTCTCTGCTTGCGTCAGGAGGCAGAGCCAAAGGGTCTGAAAGGTGTAGCATTGGAGAAGAAGAGCCCAGTCAGTTACTTGAAAAGATGAAACTTGCTGAAACTCCTAGAGCAGGCCCTACTTATTTGTGGCGCATACATAGAAAACACTTGAGACTTTTGTACACTGTTTCTAACTCGTTATTCAGAATGAAAAGTGGAAACGTAACCAACCTAATTGAGATCATAATTATCATCAACAGCATATTAGATACCATTTTCAAACCAGCTGGTCTCAATGTCCTCATACGTGTTGTGTGCATATGGGACAAGGAGGACAAAGTGGAATTGAACACAAATAACGTTTGGAAAACTGTGAGTGAATATGGTTTGcataaacaacattttttttttagtgcaatACCACATTCCTCTGCAGTGCTTTTAACAGGACACAATATTGCAGGAACAGTGTATCATGCCAGTCCTGATGGAATGTGCAGCCCCAATTGGGGGGCAATGTATGTGAGTTTATTGAATCTCCACATATATATGTCTGCAACTATTTTAGCACATGCAGTGTGCCACAACTTTGGTAATGGCCATGACGGACCTGGTTGTGTTTGTTTCCGAAGAACTAGTTGTGTCATGGCTCCTGTGCCTGGTCTGATGGATATGTTGAGCAACTGTACTTACACACAGCTACATCTCAAGTTAAATGGTTGGGACACGTGTCTGAGCACTCTGAATCATCCATATGATAATTATCCATATGTAACTGGACGCTGTGGGAATGGGGTAAGGGATAAAACTGAGGAATGTGACTGTGGCTCCTTTAAACAGTGTGCCACCAATAAGTGTTGTGCGACCGATTGCATGTTAACTCCTGGCAGTGTATGTGATAAAGGAGGTTGTTGTCATCACTGTAAATATTCTGCCCCTGGaatgatttgcagagacaagcTTGGTATTTGTGATCTGCGAGAATATTGTAATGGAACATCAGAGGAATGCCCACCGGACTTCCATATCCAGGATGGAACCCCGTGTTCGGCAGTAGCAGTTTGTATGCAGGGAAACTGCAGCGACCGCAGTACGCAGTGCCGAGCTCTCTTTGGGTACAACGTTAAAGACGCTTCACCCACATGCTATAAAGTACTGAATGTAAGAGGTGATTCATATGGAAACTGTGGGGTTAAGGTTCAGCGAGGGAGAAGTAAACTTCTTAGGTGTGAAGATGATAATGCTTTCTGTGGATTGCTGCATTGTGATAATATTGGCCATTATCCTGGTGGAGATGAGCATACTTCATTTCATCATATAAAACTAAGAGATATTAAAGAAGTAGAGTGTTTCGGATATGAAGCACACCATGGGACAGGATTGCCAGAAATGGGGCTTGTAGCGGATGGTGCAACCTGTGGCCCAGGAAAATTCTGTCGAAGGCAGAATTGTACTCTTCATCAAGATATGGGCTATAGCTGTGATATCCAGAGATGTAATTTCAGAGGTGTGTGTAACAACAGGAATCACTGTCACTGTGAGCATGGTTGGAAACCCCCATTATGTGACCAGAGAGGAGTGGGCGGCAGCGAGGACAGTGGCCCTCCACCTTCCAAAGATGCAGGACTTGGAGCCAAAATAATTTCGAACATTAATTGGGTACTTCTTGTGTGTCTTTTTCGTTGCATACTTTTTATGGTCTCAATTCTCGGTGGTAAGTTTGCAAAGACAAATATTGATGTACAAAATGTACCAGTTGGTTGTGATTCACAATag